TTTTGTGCAGCGCCCGACAACAAGGCGCTGCACTCTACTGTGCAGCTCCTTACAGACAGGCGCTGCACCGTATAGTGCAGCGTCTTGGTGTCGGGCGCGGCATAGGTGTAGCACCTGAGTGACAGGCGTTGCACAGTAGAGTGCAACGCCTTTCCGTCATGCGCTGCACATTAAGGATTAGCTGGATGAAATACTTTTAAAAAATAGTTTAGTTTGTGAAATAGTTTCGTCCTGAGATCAAATTTGTGCCTTTTGCCGGCAGTAGCGACGGCTACAACGTAATACCTATACATGTGCCACTTTTGACGCGGGCGTGGGGACGGGCACCACGTAGTACAGCACAATAGCCACAGTCGTTCCACTTGACAGTCGTAGGCGTGAGCTTTCACTACCAGATAGATAGGGTTGCGGAACTTTAGCCAATGCCTTTGTCATCCAACAAACTACACTCGCACATCGTCCGCGCCCCCCTATATTATAACCCACGAACAGAGCAGAGAACGACAGACAGACAGCAGCCAGTTCGAAACAACAACCATATTTCATCTAGCTTGAAACAGAGGCCGGGTGAACTCTCTGCTCGATCGACATCTCCCGAACTATATAACTTCATCAACCATGGTTCGTCCTGATTCGGAGGCGCCGGCGCCGAGCGTTGCCTACGGAGGCAGCGGAGGCGCCGCGGCTCCGGCGGGGACGAGGGCAGACTCGTCTTTCGagaccaacgtggtgatcatcctGGCCGCGCTCTTCTTCGGGCTGCTCCTCATAATCGCACTCAACTCGCTGGCGCGGTGCGCGCTCCGGTACGTGGGGCGCGGGGCCGCGCCCGCTGCCGGCGAGGGGCGGGCGTCGGCGCGGGTGACCTGCAGCGGTAGCGGCATCAAGAGGCGCGTCCTGAGGAGCCTCCCCGTAGAGGTGTATGGCTCCGGGGAGGACATCGACGACGTGTGCGCCATATGCCTGAGCGAGTTCATGGACGGCGAGAAGGTGCGCGTGCTGCCGCTCTGCGGGCACGGCTTCCACGTCCGCTGCGTCGACGCCTGGCTGGTGTCCCGCGGCTCCTGTCCCACGTGCCGGCAGCCGGTCATCGAAGGCGCGCCCGCGAAGGCGGCGGAGACGAACACGGTCATCACCGTGGTCATCGTGTGAGTCCATCTCGCGGCGAAGCATATGCCATTGCTGCCGGTACAGCACAGTCCCGCATGCGCAAGCTCTTGTGGTTGTGGAAGTTTCCGGTAATGATTGCTGCCATGCTTGTCAGCCGCAGCTTGCTAGTGGAATGTATATATATGACCGAAGAGCTCAATTGTTAGTGTAAATGTTCGACGGCGCAAAATGCTCTACTGACATACTATGAGTAAACAGTTTTATTGAGCTGAATTACTTTGGTCCTGTGTCCCATTCTCCATCGCTGTCGACAAGTAGGGTTGCCTTTGATTCTCCGTCTCTCATGGGACTAACGACCGGCAAAGCTGCTGTCTTTTTTAAACGGAGTTCCATAAATTGAAAATCTTGGACAAGGTGACGCAGTCTCACCTTACCTAGAGCATGTACAATAATGCTATCTTATGATTGCCACGTGTACAATAAATCCTGAGCTGAAGGACAGACATAAAGACAATACCTTTTCTTAATTAAGAGATGACAGAAATAAAGGCAATACCTTTTTTCAATTAAGAGATGGTCACATCAGAATAATATGTCTCACCCTATATTTACAGATATATACTAGTTATCAGAGATAATACTATGGAATTGTACATCATTTTTTATTGCCTCCTCTAGATTATGTGGTGGGTTATCAACTGTTGTACGTACCCTTATTCACTATATTAAGGTTTTTATTTCTGGTCAGGGTTTTGGGTCACCCACGGGTTGCTGGATATTCCGATGGGCACCGGAAACTTTGCAATTGTTCAAAAAAAATTTAACGAATTTGAATTTAAATGTATAGAGGGTGTCAAATAGGACATGTATGCAAATTTAATCAGAACAAACTTCCTGGCCTGGTGGTCACCACCGCAGCTCCCCACCACAGACGGCACCATTGCACTGACTGAAGCCATCCATCTAGACCACAGGCACACACGGGCCGAGATTCGCCCCGACTACTCCTGGAGGCAACCCTTCGCGCCGCCAACTAGCGATGAACACGGCCGCAACGGTCATCTTCCTGGCAAATCCTGATCCGACCGAGCAAATCCCCACTAGATCGGACAAGAAGTTTCCACATGGGTTGCCCCTGCCACCAGATCCGGTGAAGAAGGCGCAGTAAGATGCTGGATCTCGCTGGCGGCTGCCACCATCATCCTCCGCGCACACCTGATGCCTTGCCGCCGCCGCAACAAGGAGCAACTTCCGGAGATTGTTGTCCCGATGCAGAAATGTCCCGCCACCCCCTTCTCTGGTGACCACACAACCTTTCCACCGGTGGCCTCCGGAGGTGGCAAGGAGGGAGATGCCCTTAAGGAGCATATTTGGCACGGCAAGGTATCAACGTTGTTTCGAATCATATATAATAGAACAGTACGTTTAGAGCAAGCTATTTGCTGGAGCATATATCTATTTATTTTAGAGGAAAAGTGCATATATTTATGCCAAGGTAGATATTAGCGACTGATAACATGCACAACAAAACAACCCTGCCCTACATACTGCTATTCTGCTAGACCCAACTTTACGAACAGATATCCTAAACAATTCACTTTGTTACAGATCATTTACAAAACTCATTAGTATCCTCCGAATCTCTCGGCTAATTAAGTTGTGATAACCTTGGATATCCAAGATACCAAGAACTTGCACATAAACAAAATGAAGCACCAACCACCGATCACTATGCGCACTACCGCGTGCATTGTCAGCTTAAGCACCCATATATGATAATAAACTCCCCACAGGGGCGATGCCATGTAGGATGTCATGGCAGATTCTTTCCTAGCCACGGAAACAAAGCATACGCTTTTGCTCTTTTTGTTTCGGATGCAGTGAGGACACACACGACGTACATTCACACTCTTCTGTTGTAGCAGATAAGAGCGTGATTTTTTACTCCCTTGTTTACAATGTGGTAGGGACGCACACCACGTACACGCAACACTCGTGCCACTAGCGCTGACGACATGAGCTTTCACTACGAGGAGTGATTTTCTAGACTTTGGAGTAGCGATTGCAATGTCCATCGCACACAGTTGTAATATTATTGAATATAACAAGCTAAATGGCCCAGGCAAATGCGCGGACAAAGAATATTTAATGCATGTCAAATTTTATTATTGGACTCCTTATATAATTTGAGATTACAAAAATTCAGATTCCATTTATTATTTTAGCTTATTATTACTAATATTTTATTGAAATTTACCAAACTACAAATGAATTATTGTCTATAGGTCAGTCATATCAATTCTTTGGAAAGACAATAAGCATCGTGGACGTTGTTATATTATTCTGTTCCGTATATTCTTGCATTCTAAAAAAAAGTACCATATTTATGTCAATCGTAATATATGTATACAGTTATATGACCCCTAAGAAATTTGTAGTTAAAAGTGTGTATCACATTCACTGTGAAAAAATGATTCATTTCGtactttttatatttttatatgtaAATATTCATAAATAATAACATGTTATGTTACTCCATTGAGAAAATAACATGTCAAATGAAAACATATTGGCTTAGAGGAACTACTTGTTCTTCTATTTAAAAAGCAATATTCATAGATATGTTTGTGTTGTAATCACTTGTGGTAGTTTGGAATTTTCCATTATTTACACGGAAATGGATTATTGGGATAGGCTTGTCCATATCCTCATGGTGTTTGTAGTTTGATATTTGTATGGAAGATGATGCataatacaaaaaatatatttatttggCTCATAGTTCTTTTGTCTGACTTCATAGTTTTTCTCAAGCTTCTAGAACAGAATGTACACAACACATTTAGGCCAGAAAAACTGAAATCTTAATGAAACTTACTTCCTTCAAATATCAATGGAATGTAGCCATCATATATCTTCAATAAGCTTTCATACATTTTGTGTTTTCTTCCAACCTCCTTGATATTCCCTATATCTTGTTTCCATTTGGTTTATATTTCAATTTTATACATGGAAATCATCTAGTATCATATGAATATTCTATATAGTTTCATATGACCTCAATTATGAAAAGGATGGCTTCTAACATCTCTCATTCTAAAAAAGTAGTCTCCAACATATACAAATTTTGTAGTTGTTTATCCTATACTAGAGCCTCTTTTTGGTGCAAATTTTCCATAGCACCACACTATTTGTAGTTTTATATTTGTATTCAAAATGGCACTTTCCTAAGTGTACATAATTTATTTTTATCTAACATTTGGTTTGTTTGGCTTTATATTTATACTCGGACTTCTATACGTAAAAGTACACAAAGTTTTGCATTTATTTGAAATATATGTATGGCTCTTGTTATAATTAAC
This window of the Triticum aestivum cultivar Chinese Spring chromosome 5D, IWGSC CS RefSeq v2.1, whole genome shotgun sequence genome carries:
- the LOC123120762 gene encoding RING-H2 finger protein ATL74-like, coding for MVRPDSEAPAPSVAYGGSGGAAAPAGTRADSSFETNVVIILAALFFGLLLIIALNSLARCALRYVGRGAAPAAGEGRASARVTCSGSGIKRRVLRSLPVEVYGSGEDIDDVCAICLSEFMDGEKVRVLPLCGHGFHVRCVDAWLVSRGSCPTCRQPVIEGAPAKAAETNTVITVVIV